The Streptomyces sp. R28 region ACTCCCCCATACCCAGCACGACTTCCAACCGGCCATGTAGGACACGGTCTTAGCGGGTTGCACGCCGCCATCGAGACTTGCTAGAACCGTCTTAGCCGGTTCACGACAGGTCCGAGCCGTTCCACGATGACCAGGAGGTCTCATACCCAGCGACGTGCAAGCATTTGAAGCCCACGCAACTGACGCTGACCTCGACGATCTGCGCGCGCGATTGGCCGCGGCGCGGCTGCCGGAAGCTGAGACGGTCTATCGCGCCGCGCCCGACCCTCGCCGATGGGACCAGGGCGTTCCTCTCGCCGACCTCGCCGATGTCGTGAACTACTGGCGCACCGGGTACAACTGGCGGTCGTTCGAAGCGCGCATTGACCGGATCGGCCAGTTCCGCACGACCATTGACGGTCTGGGAATCCACTTCCTGCACCGCCGATCCGCACGCACAGATGCCACTCCTCTGATCTTGACGCACGGCTGGCCAGGCAGCATTGCCGAGTTCATCGATGTAGTGGACGAGCTGGCAGATCCGAAAGATGCGGACGCGCCGGCGTTCCACGTCGTGGTTCCGTCGCTGCCGGGCTTTGGCTACAGCGACAAGCCGGCCACCACCGGCTGGGGAATCGAAAAGATCGCGGCCGCATGGGTGGAACTGATGGGAAGGCTCGGCTACGGCAAGTTCGTAGCCCACGGCGGCGACTGGGGAGGTGTGATCACCACGGTCCTCGGCGGC contains the following coding sequences:
- a CDS encoding epoxide hydrolase family protein, producing the protein MPSDVQAFEAHATDADLDDLRARLAAARLPEAETVYRAAPDPRRWDQGVPLADLADVVNYWRTGYNWRSFEARIDRIGQFRTTIDGLGIHFLHRRSARTDATPLILTHGWPGSIAEFIDVVDELADPKDADAPAFHVVVPSLPGFGYSDKPATTGWGIEKIAAAWVELMGRLGYGKFVAHGGDWGGVITTVLGGRFPAHVLGIHTVTAQAPPGLTTDGLTAAERKWTEETRDFWGHRAAYAKQQATRPQTIGYSLVDSPVGLLAWILDKFAEWTDTEDSPFETISIDRVLDDVTLYWLTRTGASSARIYYESHNSLDPELRVDVPSAISVYPRDIEKCPRAWAQERFRQIVRWRAPETGGHFPSLEVPEYFVKDLQEGLAAVLAANR